A window of Rhodococcus sp. SGAir0479 contains these coding sequences:
- a CDS encoding YceI family protein: protein MTTAATTTLPNLTPGTWAIDPTHSTVGFVVRHLVVSKVRGTFNDFTGAITVAEDGTPSVQAEIQVASIDTNNEQRDGHIKSADFFDVEQFPTATFVSTAVRPAGSNFVVEGDFTLHGVTKPVELALEFLGVNPGMGNGPVAGFEATTTINRKDFGISIEMPLEGGGAVVGDKITLNLEIEAGLQA from the coding sequence ATGACCACCGCCGCCACCACCACCCTTCCGAACCTGACCCCCGGAACCTGGGCCATCGACCCCACCCACTCGACCGTCGGCTTCGTCGTCCGGCACCTCGTCGTGAGCAAGGTCCGGGGCACCTTCAACGATTTCACCGGTGCGATCACCGTCGCCGAGGACGGGACCCCGTCCGTGCAGGCCGAGATCCAGGTGGCCTCCATCGACACCAACAACGAGCAGCGTGACGGCCACATCAAGTCCGCCGACTTCTTCGACGTCGAGCAGTTCCCCACCGCCACGTTCGTCTCCACCGCTGTCCGCCCGGCCGGCTCCAACTTCGTCGTCGAGGGCGACTTCACGCTCCACGGCGTGACCAAGCCGGTGGAGCTGGCGCTCGAGTTCCTCGGCGTCAACCCGGGCATGGGCAACGGCCCGGTCGCCGGCTTCGAGGCCACCACCACCATCAACCGCAAGGACTTCGGCATCAGCATCGAGATGCCGCTCGAAGGCGGCGGCGCCGTCGTCGGCGACAAGATCACGCTCAACCTCGAGATCGAGGCCGGCCTGCAGGCCTGA
- a CDS encoding 2-isopropylmalate synthase: MNWNRQRPSSMPSHRYRPYFDRVPVAPTERAWPAAHTTVAPLWVPVDLRDGNQALAEPMDPARKRRFFELLIGMGYKEIEVGYPSASQTDFDFVRDLAEHDLVPDDVTIVVFTAARTDLIERTFESVRGLPNVVLHMYTATAPTWRDVVLDRDRDALHGLILDAAQDVARGGDAQPGVRFEFSPEVFNLTEPDYVLQVCDSLTALWDASPDRPVIHNLPATVEVSTPNVYADQIEYMHRNLARRESVILSVHPHNDRGTGVACAELAVLAGAQRVEGCLFGNGERTGNVDLVTLALNLHAQGVDPMIDFSDIDGIKRIVEHCNRIDVHARHPYGGDLVYTAFSGTHQDAIKKGFAHHHAAADAAGVGPAQAPWDVPYLPIDPADVGRDYEAVIRVNSQSGKGGIAYLLHEGYGVDLPRPLQIQFAGRVQRATDASGAEITAQQLWELLFAEYGFGGRLGPWSVEHREGGDHLRIQAEFDGTPISGAAFAGGPVEALTKILADHGRPVEVLTLVQQSVGLGSAGRAATFALCRSGGAEHWGVGFDQSVTASALHAVLAAATRIAAE; the protein is encoded by the coding sequence ATGAACTGGAATCGTCAGCGCCCGTCGTCCATGCCCAGCCACCGCTACCGCCCGTACTTCGACCGAGTGCCGGTCGCCCCGACCGAACGCGCGTGGCCCGCCGCGCACACCACCGTCGCCCCCCTGTGGGTGCCCGTGGATCTGCGCGACGGCAACCAGGCCCTCGCCGAACCGATGGATCCCGCCCGGAAGCGGCGGTTCTTCGAACTGCTGATCGGCATGGGGTACAAGGAGATCGAGGTCGGATACCCGTCCGCCAGCCAGACCGACTTCGACTTCGTCCGCGACCTGGCCGAGCACGACCTCGTCCCCGACGACGTCACGATCGTCGTGTTCACCGCCGCCCGAACCGATCTCATCGAGCGCACGTTCGAGTCGGTACGGGGACTGCCGAACGTGGTGCTGCACATGTACACCGCGACGGCGCCCACGTGGCGCGACGTCGTTCTCGATCGGGACCGGGATGCGCTGCACGGCCTGATCCTCGACGCCGCCCAGGACGTCGCACGCGGCGGCGACGCCCAGCCGGGTGTGCGGTTCGAATTCTCCCCCGAAGTGTTCAACCTGACCGAGCCCGACTACGTGCTGCAGGTCTGCGACAGTCTCACCGCACTGTGGGACGCCTCGCCGGATCGCCCGGTGATCCACAACCTGCCTGCGACCGTGGAGGTCTCGACTCCCAACGTGTACGCCGACCAGATCGAGTACATGCACCGCAACCTGGCGCGGCGCGAATCGGTGATCCTGTCGGTGCATCCCCACAACGATCGGGGCACGGGTGTGGCGTGCGCCGAACTGGCGGTGCTGGCCGGCGCGCAGCGCGTCGAGGGCTGTCTGTTCGGCAACGGCGAGCGGACCGGCAACGTGGACCTGGTGACCCTCGCCCTGAACCTGCACGCTCAGGGCGTGGATCCGATGATCGATTTCTCCGACATCGACGGGATCAAGCGAATCGTCGAGCACTGCAACCGGATCGACGTGCACGCCCGGCACCCGTACGGCGGCGACCTGGTGTACACCGCGTTCTCCGGGACCCATCAGGACGCGATCAAGAAGGGTTTCGCCCATCACCACGCGGCGGCCGACGCGGCCGGTGTGGGTCCGGCGCAGGCGCCGTGGGACGTGCCGTATCTGCCGATCGACCCGGCCGACGTCGGGCGGGACTACGAGGCCGTCATTCGCGTGAACAGCCAGTCAGGCAAGGGCGGCATCGCGTACCTGCTGCACGAGGGATACGGCGTGGACCTGCCCCGGCCACTGCAGATCCAGTTCGCCGGACGCGTGCAGCGCGCCACCGACGCCAGCGGTGCCGAGATCACCGCGCAGCAGCTGTGGGAGCTGCTGTTCGCCGAGTACGGGTTCGGCGGCCGCCTCGGTCCGTGGTCCGTCGAGCACCGGGAGGGCGGCGACCACCTGCGGATCCAGGCCGAGTTCGACGGCACACCGATCAGCGGTGCGGCGTTCGCGGGTGGCCCGGTGGAGGCACTCACCAAGATCCTGGCCGATCATGGCCGGCCCGTCGAAGTGTTGACGCTGGTGCAGCAGTCGGTGGGCCTGGGCAGCGCCGGACGGGCAGCGACGTTCGCACTGTGCCGCAGCGGGGGCGCCGAGCACTGGGGTGTGGGTTTCGACCAGTCCGTGACGGCATCGGCCCTGCACGCCGTGCTCGCCGCCGCCACGCGGATCGCGGCCGAGTAG
- a CDS encoding SGNH/GDSL hydrolase family protein, whose translation MRAKFLRSVVVAAAVAIGGVGLPGVSTADPGGGATYYLALGDSLAAGYQPNTGQDEPVSYVDDIYSTLKASDPTLELVNLGCDGETTVSMLDGGKCTYPGATSQLDAAAKFLEAHPGRVAYVTESIGANDVYHCLSGGSGSLGSSGVPDVGCIGQSLATVGRNLAAINSRLRTAGGDEPRYVGMNYYDPALAGWLQGGVSRVVASATAALNNLFSTTITTANSSAGWQTADVLTAFSNNDFTPVDVPGLGSVPTNVARVCAWTWMCTQYRDIHANPIGHQVIADTFLPVLEDAGQGSAGSTGSGS comes from the coding sequence ATGCGTGCGAAGTTTCTGCGATCCGTGGTGGTCGCCGCGGCGGTAGCGATCGGTGGCGTGGGACTGCCGGGCGTCTCGACGGCGGATCCCGGCGGAGGAGCCACCTACTATCTGGCCCTGGGCGATTCGCTGGCGGCCGGATACCAGCCGAACACCGGACAGGACGAGCCGGTCTCCTACGTCGACGACATCTACAGCACGCTGAAGGCGTCGGATCCGACTCTGGAACTCGTCAACCTCGGATGCGACGGTGAGACGACGGTGTCGATGCTCGACGGTGGCAAATGCACCTATCCGGGTGCGACGTCGCAGCTGGACGCCGCCGCGAAGTTCCTCGAGGCGCACCCGGGCAGGGTCGCGTACGTGACCGAGAGCATCGGTGCGAACGACGTGTACCACTGCCTGTCGGGCGGATCCGGTTCGCTCGGGTCGTCCGGGGTGCCGGACGTGGGTTGCATCGGGCAATCGCTCGCCACCGTGGGGCGGAACCTCGCCGCGATCAACAGCCGGCTGCGGACGGCCGGCGGCGACGAGCCGCGATACGTCGGGATGAACTACTACGACCCGGCATTGGCGGGTTGGCTCCAGGGCGGGGTCTCCCGTGTGGTGGCGTCGGCGACAGCCGCGTTGAACAACCTTTTCAGCACCACCATCACGACGGCCAATTCGTCGGCGGGATGGCAGACGGCGGACGTGTTGACGGCGTTCTCCAACAACGACTTCACCCCGGTCGACGTTCCCGGACTCGGCTCGGTGCCGACGAACGTGGCGCGGGTCTGCGCGTGGACGTGGATGTGCACGCAGTACCGGGACATCCACGCGAACCCGATTGGCCACCAGGTCATCGCCGACACCTTCCTGCCCGTGTTGGAAGATGCCGGGCAGGGTTCCGCCGGCTCGACCGGGTCGGGGTCGTAG